The genomic window aactttttaataataaatacgtGACTTGAAATGGttgaaaagaatttattaCTACGATCCAAGCCACTATTTCCTATTTTTGGCGGCGTGGGGCAGGCGATTCCcttggccagcagctcctccCAGGCGCATCGCGTTGTTGGCAGGACCTCCATATCCTTGGCCGGGACGATTGCCGACATTGTTTCGGTTGCCACCACCAGGGCGTCCGCCGCGCTGATTCTGCGACGCGTTGCCTCCGCGGTTTTTGTTCATCTCTGTGCGATTCCTCGACTTGGCCTGCGCATCCTCCTTGACCATGTCGATTACTTCGTCAGGAATTCGCAGATATTTAATGGTGCTCCCTCGAATATAACATTCGGGCATGCGCCAAAACCGATCGCCATCCTACAAAGTATATATTACTATAAACAATCTGTGCATGTTATCATTTTTCCGGCTGTTTATACATCAACACTTTTGTATGTATTTACAagtatttgcatattttgcaCACCGGCAATCTATATTACCTTTGAAGTGCAAATAACATCGCGCAGATTAATATTCATCCATGAGTCGCAACTGACCAAATGACCATTGTATGTTTCACCATTTTTCAGCTCCACCAACtataaaatttgaataaacaaTTATATGTATGACTAAAGTGAGCGGGTCCAAACATCTTACCATGGGATGGCTCTGTGCTGTTTTTAAAAGTGATAGTGGCAGCTAAAACACATGGAAATTATTcattttgccatttatttactataaaataatattgcTTACCATTTTCGTGAAATAATCGTTTAATACAGCGATAACcggaaatcgatagaaatgaACTATTACTTAGCTGGAATGAAATGAATATGAAACATGTGCATATCGAAACAGGGTGTtctgtttttcgttttctgtAAATGAATTATAAAGATAATTTTAAAAGGAAGCCTGTTGAAATCGTTTGAATAGTATTAGATAGTATTATTAactataatttatattatcaATAAAGTTAcgcttaaaattaaatgaataccCAAAAAGTATTCGAAAACACAGGTAAAGATTTTTGTAATTGGGTTGTATTATTTTACTAAGTGGACAACAGAAcaagttaattattttaaagccAACCGGCCTTGCAATGACTGCAATTCATTTAGTAAAAGCGCAATATTATAGCGGACTTGTTGAAACATAGACAGTGGCAATTCTAGAGTTCGATATTCCTTATTTTGGAGTTTGAAGTGGAGTACTATTGTAGGCTTATCAATTTGCACGGTACTAAAACATAAAGttgttttttacatatataataaagcaaacagtttatatgcatatgtactCACTTTAACGATAGAGAAATGTTAATTCTCCATTGCAACTTTGACATTTTGACACGGTTCATTTTAGTTTCTGAAAAGTTCTTGCTCAATATGTCTCGATGGTTTAGCAAAACCTTGCAAATATCATCAACATATTCTTCGGTTAAACTGGCgacaagaataataataactatGTTAGTAACGATCAagtacatatgcatatgaatACTTGCTTTAAATCGTCCATTAAACATTTTCGCAGCTCATGATGTTTTACCACTCCCTTGGGATATCTTAAAAAGATTTGCATCATCAAGAAAATCATCGTGAAAAGTTCACAAAAGTTTGGAGGAATTTTATGTCCTCCATTTGTCAGTTTGTTTAGTGCTAGGGAAAGGACTTCCGAAGAGGACTTTTTTGATTCGATATAGTGCACAGACACTTGAATAAGGACTCGCAACATGGACTTAGTCAGTTGCGGAGTGAATGGAGTGTATGGCTTGACACTCCTTAACAGATTATATCTAAACGAAGACGACATGATGCATATTCAAAGATATTTTGtacaaaacataaacaaactAGGAATGGGAAACTTTCGATGTAACGTTCGATTTTCGAAACCTTCAATCGATATTAATCGtactaattttaaaaattgaaagaaatggaattcatatttaaataatttaaactcataaccaaaataatttaatactCTAGCTatgatttttgttattaataataGTTAATGTGTTCATTTAGCGTTTTCAGCATACAGTTTACAGCATAttgttttttggaaaaaatattaataattcagtagtttgtttatttttaaacaaatatttacaaatttttgttaaCCACGAGcagtaattttaaaatgctacTAATCGGGCTAATTTTGTCATAAGTGGAAGTAGTTGACTGtctcattaaaaatgtatgatCTAATTATAGCTGCCAATAGCTACACTTTGACCGattacaattaaattatttctgaTTGAAGGATTTAAAAGCTATTGAGCTTTATGCTTTgcaaattttaaatcaattgcACTTGGCAATTACCACCTGCAATTCACGCTGTCAATCAAAGAAAATGCTTTACTATAAAAAGGTACCAAATGTGCAGCAGGATAAACATTAGCAAAATGAATCTCCCAATCTGTGTGTTTATCTTAATACTACTCGCTGCAGGCGATGGTGAAATAATTCAGAGCATGGAAGTATCCGTTTTAACCAAGTTTGTTGCAAGCCTAGTCAAAACCAAGCAAGCAATAGTGTTTTCATGTTCACTTAAAGGTAAACAATGGACAAAGCTACAAAAAAGTTGCTCATAATATCATTatcatatttgttttgttagattttaaagaaatatctGTTGCATTAATGGGAATCAATCAATTCGTAAGTGTAGTTAACCTTAACCAAACTTATTCTCTAAAATCCATATTGACACGGGAAAATTACGCTCGAACTTCTGTTCTGGTAAATGCCAGATGCAGTGGATCATCTGAACTTCTTTTGGAAGCCTCTGAAAATAGGTATTTCAACAAAACTTACCAGTGGTTTCTCTGGGGTGTTGATCTTCAGGTTCAATCCCTATTTCCTTTAACTCTCAACTATATTGGTCCCAACGCCCAGATAACCTATGTTAATAAAACCGCAGATGGCTATGCGTATTGGGATGTTCATTCAAAAGGACGACACTTAAAATCGCACctggaaattaatttgatagCAACATTATATAACCATACATTAAATATAGTTTGcgatattttccatttgcaaagCATTGATTTTCGGGGACAATTTAATGGAATAACACTAAGAGGACCAAGTGTTGTAAGTAAAGAATAGAGCCATAACCCCGGAGATTATTGCTATTTTACTTTTTGGTCCCAGATCGACAAGGAGGATATAATCTCGAATGAACAAATTGAATCTATTCTTTCGAGACCAACGAAGGATGCTGGAGTTGCGGCATTTATAAAGTATCACTACGAGCTTCTGGGACTTCTAAGAGAACGTTTCAACTTCACGGTTAACTTCCGAAATTCTAGGGGATGGGCTGGTCGGTTGGGTAATACTACTTTTCGACTCGGACTCTTGGGAATTGTTACGCGAAATGAGGCAGACATTGC from Drosophila yakuba strain Tai18E2 chromosome 2L, Prin_Dyak_Tai18E2_2.1, whole genome shotgun sequence includes these protein-coding regions:
- the LOC6528041 gene encoding COMM domain-containing protein 5 isoform X1, producing the protein MSSSFRYNLLRSVKPYTPFTPQLTKSMLRVLIQVSVHYIESKKSSSEVLSLALNKLTNGGHKIPPNFCELFTMIFLMMQIFLRYPKGVVKHHELRKCLMDDLNLTEEYVDDICKVLLNHRDILSKNFSETKMNRVKMSKLQWRINISLSLNTVQIDKPTIVLHFKLQNKEYRTLELPLSMFQQVRYNIALLLNELQSLQGRLALK
- the LOC6528040 gene encoding U6 snRNA-associated Sm-like protein LSm4, translating into MLPLSLLKTAQSHPMLVELKNGETYNGHLVSCDSWMNINLRDVICTSKDGDRFWRMPECYIRGSTIKYLRIPDEVIDMVKEDAQAKSRNRTEMNKNRGGNASQNQRGGRPGGGNRNNVGNRPGQGYGGPANNAMRLGGAAGQGNRLPHAAKNRK
- the LOC6528041 gene encoding uncharacterized protein LOC6528041 isoform X2; the protein is MSSSFRYNLLRSVKPYTPFTPQLTKSMLRVLIQVSVHYIESKKSSSEVLSLALNKLTNGGHKIPPNFCELFTMIFLMMQIFLRYPKGVVKHHELRKCLMDDLNLTEEYVDDICKVLLNHRDILSKNFSETKMNRVKMSKLQWRINISLSLN